The Cryptomeria japonica chromosome 9, Sugi_1.0, whole genome shotgun sequence DNA segment CTGCATTTTAAGATTTCTACTAATTTCCTTAAATCACTATTATCAATACTATTTAGTTGTATAGCTTTCCATTCGTAAATTCCATTTCCATGGGAAACTTCTTTTACATAATCTGCCACAAATTCTCCATATATGTTTTTGGCCTCATTGATCCACTCCTTATCTCCAAAAATTTTACTGATGCTTTCATGCCCGTCCCAGGAATCCTCCCAAAACTTGGCTCTTTTCCCATCTCCAATCTTCAATGATATATGGTTAGTTATAATAAATCTGCATTCCTTCATAAATTTCCAAATTATAGACCCTCCATTATTATCAATAGCAGTTAATACTCTAGCTGGATCATCATTATCTAAGTATTTCTTTTGTATAATTCTGCACCATAGTTTCTCAGGCGAGCGGTATATTTTCCAAATTAACTTTGCTCCAAGTGCCAGGTTCTGCATTTCTAGATTTCTGAGTCCAACCCCTCCATCCACTTTCGAACTACAAGCAGTCTCCCAACCAATCAATGGTATTTTCTTAACCTGCTTCGCTCCCTCCCAAAGAAATCTTTTGAAAAAGCTTTCAGGAGTTTGTATTGCCTTGGAGGATAATTTAAAAATTGACTTTGCATATATTGGCATGGCTGATAATACTGCTTTAATTAATAGAATTCTACCCGGAAGAGCAAGCCATTTATGTTTCCAGGCCTCAGTCTTTTGTCTACACTTAGCGATCATCTCCTCCCATACTTCAGCTTTTGCTCTCCCCCCAATCAAAGGAACTCCTAAATACTTCGCTGGAAGTGTGCCGATTGACCATCCAAGCAACTTTGCTATTTTTGTCTGTGCAGCCTTCTTTGTATTGAAGAAAAAAATTTCAGTTTTTTAATTGTTAATTCGCTGTCCTGACACATTGGCATAATAATTCAGAACCTCCTTTATTACCCTTGCCTCCCATACAGATGCTTCCCCAAACAGTGTGGTATCGTCTGCAAACTGTGAATGTGTAATTGATTGAATTTCTGAATGAACTCTAATCCCCTTCCATACTTCTTCCACCCGAAGTTTAGCTATATATCGACTTAATGCTTTCGCCATGATAACGAACATAAAAGGAGATATTGGGTCTCCCTGTCTCAATCCATTCTGACTTTCGAAGAAACCAAATATAGAACCATTAATTGCCACTGAGAAATGAGGAGTGCTTATACATACCTTTATGATTTCTATCCACTTTTGAGAAAACCCCATCTTTTGCATTACCTCTATCAGAAATTCCCATCTAACTTTGTCATAGGCTTTAGAGATGTCGAGTTTAATCACCATCGCTTTCCTTCTATCTTGAATGATTGTATGTAATGTTTCAGTTGTAAGAATGATGTTGTCGATAATTTCTCTCCCTGGAGTAAAACCATTATGTTCTGTAGAAATCAAATTTGGTAGTACTCTTTTCAATCTATTTGCTAGTGCCTTTGTGATAATCTTATATAGCGTATTACATAAAGCTATTGGCCTGTATTCCTCAAATGAAGTGGGATTTGTTTTTTTAGGGATCACTACCAAAACTGTATTATTAATTTCTCTAACAAATTTCCCATTCTTCCTAACCTGCTCCAATACTTCCAATAAGTTTGTTTTAATGAATTCCCAGCAGTTCTAAAAGAATCTTGTAGTCATACCGTCTGGCCTTGGAGCTTTATCAGGATGAAGCCCAAATACTACCCTTTGAACCTCCTCCTCGGAGAATGGTTCCAACAACATCTGATTATCCCTATTAGAGATCAGCCACGACAAAGCTTCTAACATCTTTTCAGGACCTATATCCTCCCTCCTTTCCTTATCGTTCAAAATATGTTTAAAGTAAGCTTCCGCAGCCTGTCCAATGCTGTTTCTATCTGTGTATGCCTTACCATATTCATTCTTGATTTTGGGCCTTTCTTGCTTTGACCGATGCAtggaagaattttttatttttatcaccttccttgatCCATAACTCTCTAGCTTTGtctttccaataaatttcttctctgattAAAATCTCTGCTAAATTAGCCTTCAACACCTTTTCTTGTTGGAAATCTTCTTGCTCCATTCCGTGTTTTAAAATTTTAAGATTCAGTGCTTCCAATTGGGACTCAACTCTTTCCTTCTCAGAAAATATGTTTTTGAAAACCTCCCTATTccatatttttaattgatttttttatgaAAGCTAGTTTTTTTGTAAATCGAAAGCTTGGCGTACCTTTGATATCGTTGCATTGTTTCCACCATTTTCCCAAGTTATTTATCAATGTTCCATCACACCACCAcgtgttttgaaatttgaaataaccGCCACCCCTCTGAATTTTGCTGCCAATTTCTATTTGTACAGGATAATGGTCTGAAATACTGTAAGGCAATGTTTTGACTGTAGTTGCTATATTTGCTTCCTCCCAATAAGATCCTTTCAAAAACCTGTCTAATCTCTCTGCTATATTATCCTGTCCTTGCCTTCTGTTGTTCCATGTAAACCAACCATCAGTCGGCTTACAATCCACCACCTCAATTTTTTGTATAAAATTCCTAAAATCTAATATATCCCTGGTTACTTTCCTGATGCCTCCCCGCTTATCTGCTAATTCCAAGATCACATTAAAATCTCCACCTATTATAATTTTCTTATTCCCATTCTTAGCTATACAATTTCCAATTTCCTCCCATAGCTTTGCTTTCTCTTGCGAATTTGTAGGTCCATAAATATTCCAAAGTTCTAATTCCAGCTTGCTGAGTCTATGCTGAACTTGGCAAGATAACCATTGCTTCCCTTCAGAACTTTTTGTAATATTTACCGAGGAGGGATTCCATAGAATCCCCAGTCCACCCGCTCTTCCAAATGCTGGTGAAAAGATACCATTCCATTCTTTGCAAAACCTAATTAACTTATCGCTATCCTCACTACTACACTTGGTTTCTTGAATCAATACAATATCACTCGCAATCTTTGCCAAATGTCGTTTTAACATTTGACGTTTGTCAAAGGCCACTAGGCCCTTGACATTCCATGTGATGATCCTCATTGCTTCCCAAGGGAGCTGTTAACTCCCTTGGTACTCTTCCTATTCAAGAATTCTGATACACTAAGAAATCCTTTCTCAGCCACCTCCTCCTCTCTTTTCATTTTGTTAGATTTCTGACCTTTACCTCTAATCCCTTTCTCTATTGGTATAACCATTGACTGGCCTATATTCCTAATGTCTGTTATCTCTAATTCATCCTTATCTTCGTCCTCCTCAGAAATTTCATCTTCCTCCAACCCGATATCACTTTGACAATTTGACTCTAAATTACATGCCTTCTCTTCAAGATCCTTTTTGTTATTTCCCTCCGCCTCCTGGCTCACCCCACTCTGTTTCTTATCAAGATTTTCATTAACTTGTTCTCTAACTGTTATTTGAAGTAGCTCTTCTGACTTTTTATTTCCCGCTGCTTGTTTTACCCTCCAAACCTTTTTCTCATTTTTGTTATTTCTGCACTTATCTAAATCATGGTTTCTTCTTCCGCATATAGAGCAAAAATATTTCTCCTCCTCTATTTCGATCGCTTGTAACCATTCCATATCATGACTTCTCAATTTTATCAATTGTGGAATTCTCCTGACTGCCACTAATTTCATCCTTGCATACAAATACGAATTTCCAGTCGTAATTTCTGCATCTATCTCCATTAGGGTTCCCATTGATCTGCCTATCTTTTCTAAGCCTTCTTTCGACCAGTATTCCATTGGCAGATTATTCAATCGAATCCATATTGGCTTCTCATAGGGCTCCATTTTTAATGGATTGAAGTTCCTATAccatttttggatatacagtgGCTTATTATTCATGGTCCATAATCCCCCTTCCAGTATCTTTTGCCGTTCTTCTTCCGAAGCAAAAACCACAATGAAGAATCCTTTCGGCATGAATTTTGTTATCTGCGACGTCTTCCAAGTTTCCTCGATCCATCTTTCTATTGATTTCCTATCCGTTCTTGGGCCGATAAATCTACAGATGATTGCTAAATCCTTTAAAAAATTAATGTCTTTCTCTATTTCTTCACTTACATCGATGGTTTGAATTTCTCTTATGTCATCGCTGAATATTGCCTCTGACCTCCCCTTCGCGTAATGATCTCTGTTTTGCGAAACCCTTTGCTTTTTTTCGCTCTCCATTTTTGTCTTCTATATAAGCTAGTTTTTTTCATCTAGGATCTTAATTAAGCTTGGGTTAATCCTTTCAATTTCATGCAAACAAATTTCATCTAGGATCTTAAGTAAGCTTTGATTAAGCCTTTCAATTTCATGTTACAAATTCACCTAGTTCTTAATTAGACTTGCATTAAGCTCTGATTTAATGTAATAACTTTCACACATAgagtttaattaattcttttttctTATCATTATTGTATTATGTAGCTTAGAGGATCCAATTAGGAGTCATCAATTGGTATGGGTCTCCCTAAACAAACATTATCCCTTTGCTTCAACCCAATCTCTCATACAATAACCATCAAGAAGATATCCTCACATGTTTAGGTGATCTAGCTTGGGAAGTCCACACTAGCTATGTCCAGTACATGAGTGTAACCTTTGTCATAGAAGAAGAATAAGTAAAGGCCGAATGTCTTGAAAAATCCTTGAAGAAAGATCTTGAACAAGAGAGAGAGCAACGAGAGTtgcaagaagaagaaacaatcCAATCTCCTCCTTCTCTTGAAGCCCGATACAAAGTTGTATCCAGTTTTCTTAGATACATTGCATTCTTAGCTTGGAAAGTGTTTAGTGACTTTAATCTTAGGTCATTTATCTCATATCCTtagaaaatgaaccaaaaaaatggCTCGTAAGGTAACATTTAGGATTTTAGGAAACCGTAGAAGGGTAGAACGTAAAAGGCCAGTTAAGAACTTTAAGATAATCCAACTAGCTGAAACTTTATTCATCGATCCTGATATATCCATTTCTCTTATCTTGTATGAGACCCATATCTTTGGCTATACTCTGAAGTATTTCATGTATCCGATCCCATCTACTAGCAATCTTTGGAGGAATACAATGAATTGATATGGTTCTCGCcggtgaagaagaaacaaaagcacCCGTACTACAACCTGACCTAGGGTTTCATGACAAACAAGAAGATATAATCTCAAAATTGCATGCTTTAGCTTGGAGAACAAATTTTGGTTGAGCTACATTTCGAAAAACTACAACTACCTtagaacaagaagaagagaaatcgCGACGCCTAGAAGTGACCCTACAAAGGTAACAAAAGGAAGAACAAAGGAGATTTGAACAGCAACGTGAAGAACACCAAAATCATATCAATATTGCATCTGAGCAAATAGATTAAACCTTCTTTTACTAGAtccttttgtattttttgcttAAATTAGGGTTTATTTGCAAAATTCACCAAAACAAGCTCTGTCGATTTCTTGCGCAGGTCATCTAATCTACTGTGCAGTTGGTCAAATTTGTTGTGCAATTGGTGCAAGTTATTGCACAGTTGGCTCAATTTGCTACGCAGTTGGTTGAGTTTGTTGAGTAGTTGGCAGGAACATCTGGACTTTTGATTTATCTTTGGCAATTAGTTAgattagggtttcatttcaatttTGTTGGGTGGCCAATCAGTTTCTTTGAAGCACTGTGGCATCCATGGGACGAAGATTGAAATTCATAAAACTGCTAATTTGTTTGATGCAGAACGATTGTTGAAGATTGAAAATCAAACAAACTTATGTGAACGATGTTTTAATAACACAACTCACCATTTCTATGTTTTCAAttgggtttaaaatggacatggaTATGCCTTCTGATTAGACTAGCTCACATATTGCTATCTTTAAAGGAAATGAACTCTTGTTTTCCATCAGAGGCTACCACATGGCATGGGCTTTCATTAAGATACAATAAGAAAGTGTTCCAAAGGGATTTTCCAAACTCCATTTTATGTGCAATATGTTAATCACCAAAGTTGACTCCTTTGAAACTGCCACGAACATTCAGTCTACCAATCTCTGCAAACTCCATTTGGTTTTGGCTTCgaaaaaattctaaactgaatgtTGAAGCTTTGTAATCATGCACAAGAGTATATTTTCATGAGGAAAATCACAAGAAACGATccttttcatcatatcatcaactgGTTTCAACATGCAAATCTCCAGAGTAGGCAACCTAATAAGGTTAGCACTATGCAAACAACCAAATAACAAGAAATTGCATTTCCTTTCGATCTAGGAAAAATGTGAAACAAAATGTTGGAGCTCCAAAAATGCACACATATGTATACAAATATAGGGACAATTTCAAGGAATATTTCTCTTGACATGAAACTCAACCTGTAATGAAATATAAACCTCCAAAGTTGACTACTTCAACAAATCAATCAATGTGCAAATAAAAAACCTCTTCAGAACCCAAAAACTTGCTTCTTAAAAAACCCATCAAACCTTATTGTAAGAGCCTAAAAATGGGGATGTGGACTTATTGATATCAGATGAACATGATCCCCAGGTGGTTTGACATAACAATTACATGACATCAAGTTATACATCATGAAACTAGGGTATTTGAGAAATATGATAGGGGTATTTTTGTGTGATACAACTGTTTTTTCACATCATTAGGCACTTACAAATTTTGTAAAATTTGGGGTGCTAACAATGGCTCTTGCTTGGGGATGTATCCTCCTTGTGGGTATAGCAAGAATCTAGATCTCTAGGATAAGTAGACCAACTTGACACGAAACAAAAACTGACACCCAAAACGAAGCTTCAAACATCATACATTACCACACATGGAAAATAAAAGTTTCAGGAATTGTCCACACACTAGCAATTCCTTCATGAACTGGTTTTAAAAATCAAACCATAGGTGATGGCTTGAGGCCATCATAAAAGAGAAGTATGTGCTTGCCTCTGTCATATACCTTATTTTCATCGCATTGTAACCAACCACATttgaaaacatcattcaaacatgTCTGATGAAAAACATTGTGACTCACATCCTTCCACATAATGCCAGTCATACTCCCATTATCACTGTTCACAGCATGCTGCAATTTTAAATCAAGCCTATACTGATAAATTTTACCATCATATGAGAAGGAGAAATCATAACCAAAATCAGACCCACACTCCAAGTGACACC contains these protein-coding regions:
- the LOC131077840 gene encoding uncharacterized protein LOC131077840, with product MESEKKQRVSQNRDHYAKGRSEAIFSDDIREIQTIDVSEEIEKDINFLKDLAIICRFIGPRTDRKSIERWIEETWKTSQITKFMPKGFFIVVFASEEERQKILEGGLWTMNNKPLYIQKWYRNFNPLKMEPYEKPIWIRLNNLPMEYWSKEGLEKIGRSMGTLMEIDAEITTGNSYLYARMKLVAVRRIPQLIKLRSHDMEWLQAIEIEEEKYFCSICGRRNHDLDKCRNNKNEKKVWRVKQAAGNKKSEELLQITVREQVNENLDKKQSGVSQEAEGNNKKDLEEKACNLESNCQSDIGLEEDEISEEDEDKDELEITDIRNIGQSMVIPIEKGIRGKGQKSNKMKREEEVAEKGFLSVSEFLNRKSTKGVNSSLGKQ